One window of Novosphingobium sp. 9U genomic DNA carries:
- a CDS encoding urea amidolyase associated protein UAAP1: protein MTQTLANPLAARDHARAMAGTKVDAMPVLPPVADDLPQGISLDDLLWEETVAPGGYATRRLARGTRLRLIDVAGDACASLLVFNAEMPAERLNVADTVKVQWNAYLGAGKLLLSDMGRVLMTLVDDGAGTHDAFSGTSNAATNKAKYGEGRNSGAYPNGRDRFLLGAAKHGLLRRDVHPCVNLFKGTRIEEDGTITPVVGPFEPGRELVLRAEMDVIVVLANCPHVLDPRDQYTVTPLRITAWREPVTPLDDPARNATPEGLRAFENAEDYFRR from the coding sequence TTGACGCAGACACTCGCCAATCCCCTCGCCGCGCGCGACCACGCCCGTGCCATGGCCGGCACGAAGGTTGATGCCATGCCGGTGCTGCCGCCGGTTGCGGACGACCTGCCGCAAGGGATCTCGCTGGACGATCTGCTCTGGGAAGAGACGGTCGCACCCGGAGGTTACGCCACGCGCCGCCTCGCTCGTGGAACGCGGCTGCGGCTGATCGACGTTGCCGGCGACGCTTGCGCTTCGCTGCTGGTGTTCAACGCCGAGATGCCCGCTGAGCGGCTGAACGTGGCCGACACGGTCAAGGTTCAGTGGAATGCGTACCTGGGCGCGGGCAAGCTGTTGCTATCAGACATGGGCCGCGTGCTGATGACCTTGGTCGACGACGGCGCCGGCACCCACGACGCCTTCAGCGGCACCTCCAACGCTGCGACCAACAAGGCCAAGTACGGCGAAGGTCGTAACAGCGGCGCCTACCCCAATGGCCGCGACCGCTTCCTGCTCGGCGCTGCCAAGCACGGCCTGCTGCGCCGCGACGTCCACCCTTGCGTGAACCTGTTCAAGGGCACGCGCATCGAGGAGGACGGCACAATCACGCCGGTGGTCGGCCCGTTCGAGCCCGGCCGCGAACTCGTGCTGCGTGCGGAGATGGACGTGATCGTCGTCCTCGCCAACTGCCCGCACGTGCTCGACCCGCGCGACCAGTACACGGTGACCCCGCTGCGCATCACCGCTTGGCGTGAACCGGTGACGCCGCTGGACGACCCCGCCCGAAACGCGACGCCCGAGGGCCTGCGCGCTTTCGAGAACGCCGAAGACTACTTCCGCCGCTGA
- a CDS encoding putative urea ABC transporter substrate-binding protein — protein MLASCSGQSSAPQQRNEFNIGWSIYAGWMPWPYAQQAGIVKKWADKYGLKINFVQVNDYVESVNQYTAGKFDGVTVTNMDALTIPAAGGKDTSAIIVGDYSNGNDGVMLKGGDTLNAIKGKSVNLVELSVSHYLLARALSTAGMSLTDVKTVNTSDADIVAAFASADSQAAVAWNPQLSVMKGQAGAKEVFSSAQIPGEILDLLVVDTATIKANPNLGKALAGIWYETLALMKQQDAKGKEARAAMAKLAGATPESFDSQLSTTYLYADPKAAVAATASPEIMTNMKRVRDFSFSKGLFKGATSADAVGLSFPGNKTLGDAQHVTLRFDSTFMQSAADGKL, from the coding sequence ATGCTGGCATCCTGCTCGGGTCAGAGCAGCGCGCCGCAGCAGCGTAACGAGTTCAACATCGGCTGGTCGATCTACGCCGGCTGGATGCCATGGCCCTATGCGCAGCAAGCGGGCATCGTGAAGAAGTGGGCTGACAAGTACGGGCTCAAGATCAACTTCGTCCAGGTCAACGACTACGTAGAGTCCGTCAATCAATACACCGCCGGCAAGTTCGACGGCGTGACCGTTACCAACATGGACGCGCTGACCATCCCCGCCGCGGGCGGCAAGGACACCAGCGCGATCATCGTCGGTGACTATTCCAACGGCAACGATGGCGTCATGCTCAAGGGCGGGGACACGCTGAACGCGATCAAGGGCAAGTCGGTCAACCTGGTCGAGCTCTCAGTCTCCCACTACCTGCTCGCCCGCGCCCTCTCCACCGCGGGCATGTCGCTGACCGACGTCAAGACGGTGAACACTTCGGACGCGGATATCGTCGCCGCCTTCGCCAGCGCGGATAGCCAGGCCGCCGTCGCTTGGAACCCGCAGCTTTCGGTGATGAAGGGCCAGGCCGGCGCCAAGGAAGTATTCAGCTCTGCGCAGATCCCCGGCGAGATCCTCGACCTGCTGGTGGTCGACACCGCCACGATCAAGGCCAACCCCAACCTGGGCAAGGCGCTCGCGGGCATCTGGTACGAGACGCTGGCACTGATGAAGCAGCAGGACGCCAAGGGCAAGGAAGCACGCGCGGCCATGGCCAAGCTCGCTGGCGCAACGCCGGAGTCCTTTGACAGTCAGCTGTCGACCACATACCTCTACGCCGACCCGAAGGCCGCCGTCGCTGCAACAGCCTCGCCCGAGATCATGACCAACATGAAGCGCGTGCGCGACTTCAGCTTCTCCAAGGGGCTGTTCAAGGGCGCGACCTCGGCCGACGCCGTGGGGCTGAGCTTCCCCGGCAACAAGACGCTCGGCGATGCGCAACACGTGACGCTGCGCTTCGACAGCACGTTCATGCAATCGGCTGCCGACGGCAAGCTGTGA
- a CDS encoding ATP-binding cassette domain-containing protein: MSALLSLKDLWVEYGDKVVLERVSLDVAAGSFVSIVGPSGAGKSSFLRVVLGQERPTRGSILLDGTPLAPECGPDRGVVFQRYSVFPHLTALRNVMMGLELQQAPFSARLFGGARRAARDQAAEMLDAVGLGHSLDLYPAEMSGGMQQRLAIAQALIKRPRILLLDEPFGALDPGIRADMHGLITRLWRDYSLTIIMVTHDIKEAFQLGTRVLALDKRRHDPHAPHRFGATAVYDLALTKREEQPVDTEAGITLDTNRNTQEDAA, translated from the coding sequence TTGAGCGCGCTCCTCAGCCTCAAGGACCTGTGGGTCGAGTACGGCGACAAAGTCGTGCTCGAGCGGGTCAGCCTGGACGTCGCCGCGGGCTCTTTCGTCTCTATCGTCGGCCCATCGGGCGCGGGCAAGAGCAGCTTCCTGCGCGTGGTGCTCGGCCAGGAGAGGCCGACCCGCGGCTCCATCCTGCTCGACGGCACGCCGCTGGCCCCCGAGTGCGGTCCCGATCGCGGTGTCGTGTTCCAGCGCTACTCGGTGTTCCCGCACCTGACCGCGCTGCGCAACGTCATGATGGGGCTGGAACTGCAGCAGGCGCCCTTCTCGGCGCGGCTGTTCGGCGGCGCCAGGCGTGCGGCGCGCGACCAGGCGGCGGAGATGCTCGACGCGGTCGGCCTCGGCCATAGTCTGGACCTGTATCCGGCGGAGATGTCGGGTGGCATGCAGCAGCGCCTCGCCATTGCGCAAGCCCTGATCAAGCGCCCGCGCATCCTGCTGCTCGACGAGCCGTTCGGCGCGCTCGATCCGGGCATCCGGGCCGACATGCACGGGCTCATCACCAGGCTGTGGCGCGATTATTCGCTGACCATCATCATGGTGACCCACGACATCAAGGAGGCGTTCCAGCTGGGCACGCGCGTGCTGGCGCTCGACAAGCGCCGCCACGATCCGCACGCGCCGCATCGCTTCGGTGCGACCGCCGTCTACGATCTGGCGCTCACAAAGCGAGAAGAACAACCCGTCGACACGGAAGCCGGTATTACGCTTGACACAAATCGTAATACCCAAGAGGATGCGGCATGA
- a CDS encoding ABC transporter permease, which yields MRWVNRQPNRGSRFLLGALPIAALLLVYLALAAQRHTLNPLDKILPLPGAMITGMSALLLQPDPLSGQIVFWADTLASLQRLGLGLGISTLVALILGLVLGVLPPVRATLGPLVTGIAVIPPIALLPILFIALGLGETAKVTLIVVGITPVMVRDIAAHVAALPREQIVKAQTLGANSWQIMIRVALPQAMPRLLQAMRLALGPAWVFLISAEAIASDVGLGYRIFLVRRYLSMDVIIPYVAWIALLAIAMDLILTQASRRGFAWAHGAAH from the coding sequence ATGCGCTGGGTGAACCGTCAGCCAAACAGGGGTAGCCGCTTCCTTCTCGGCGCCCTGCCGATCGCGGCCCTGCTGCTGGTGTACCTGGCGCTGGCGGCGCAGCGGCACACGCTGAACCCGCTGGACAAGATCCTGCCGCTCCCGGGTGCGATGATCACCGGCATGTCGGCGCTGTTGCTGCAGCCGGACCCGCTGTCCGGGCAGATCGTGTTCTGGGCGGATACGCTGGCAAGCTTGCAGCGCCTGGGTCTGGGCCTGGGCATCTCGACACTCGTCGCCTTGATCCTCGGTCTCGTGCTCGGCGTGCTGCCGCCGGTGCGCGCCACATTGGGCCCGCTCGTCACCGGCATCGCTGTTATTCCGCCGATCGCGCTGCTGCCGATCCTGTTCATCGCGCTGGGCCTGGGTGAGACTGCAAAAGTCACGCTGATCGTCGTGGGCATCACCCCGGTCATGGTGCGCGACATTGCCGCGCATGTCGCCGCCCTACCCCGCGAGCAGATCGTCAAGGCGCAGACGCTCGGCGCCAACAGCTGGCAGATCATGATCCGCGTCGCCCTACCCCAGGCGATGCCGCGATTGCTGCAGGCGATGCGCCTGGCGCTGGGACCGGCATGGGTGTTCCTGATCTCGGCCGAGGCGATCGCGTCCGACGTGGGCCTCGGCTACCGCATCTTCCTGGTCAGGCGCTATCTGTCGATGGACGTCATCATTCCCTACGTCGCCTGGATCGCACTGCTGGCGATCGCGATGGACCTGATCCTCACGCAAGCGAGCCGCCGCGGCTTTGCCTGGGCGCATGGAGCAGCACATTGA
- a CDS encoding CopG family ribbon-helix-helix protein has translation MSTDSTSLARLSMSLPADLFRQLDLMVEERELPSRSQLIAELIRHALAEHAASIRPDEMLAGTVTIVYRADRGRVRHQLAETQADYLKEVISAQHVFLEEDQSLEVLLVQGPAIRLKELCDALRRVRGVQQLQLVTTTALLPPLYEQDTSSRKPAGANA, from the coding sequence ATGAGCACCGACAGCACCAGTCTGGCCCGGCTCAGCATGAGCCTTCCGGCCGATCTCTTCCGACAACTCGATCTGATGGTGGAAGAGCGGGAATTGCCCTCGCGCTCGCAGCTGATCGCCGAGCTAATCCGCCATGCGCTCGCCGAGCACGCCGCCTCGATCCGCCCCGACGAAATGCTCGCGGGCACGGTGACCATCGTCTACCGCGCCGACCGTGGCCGGGTACGCCACCAGCTGGCCGAGACGCAGGCCGACTACCTCAAGGAGGTGATCTCCGCCCAGCACGTCTTCCTGGAGGAGGACCAGTCGCTGGAGGTCCTGCTGGTCCAGGGTCCGGCCATTCGCCTTAAGGAACTGTGCGACGCCTTGCGCCGGGTGCGCGGCGTCCAGCAGCTCCAACTCGTCACCACCACCGCGCTGCTGCCGCCGCTCTACGAGCAGGACACCAGCAGCCGCAAACCCGCGGGAGCCAACGCTTGA
- a CDS encoding urea amidolyase associated protein UAAP2: MSADPHIAGLPGTVLHDVVVPARAPWLHHVKAGQTLRIVDLEGNQAVDFLLYSGEDDSERYSMQDTVSAQGNLFLRVGTVLRSNEGRPMMTIAASAVPYHDTIGGACSCESNTLRYGHHTKSQHACVENFLEANLLEGRGKRDIVSNINFFMNVPVEPDGSLGIVDGISAPGLTVDLRAEMDVIVVVSNCPQINNPCNAFNPTPVRMIVAA; the protein is encoded by the coding sequence ATGAGCGCTGATCCCCACATCGCCGGCCTGCCCGGCACCGTTTTGCACGACGTCGTCGTGCCCGCCCGCGCGCCCTGGCTGCACCACGTCAAGGCCGGGCAGACCCTGCGCATCGTCGATCTCGAGGGTAACCAGGCCGTCGACTTCCTGCTCTACTCAGGCGAGGACGACAGCGAGCGCTACTCGATGCAGGACACCGTCTCGGCGCAGGGCAACTTGTTCCTGCGCGTCGGCACCGTGCTACGCTCGAACGAAGGCCGGCCGATGATGACCATCGCTGCCAGCGCGGTGCCGTACCACGACACCATCGGCGGCGCCTGCTCGTGCGAATCCAACACCTTGCGCTACGGTCATCACACCAAGTCGCAGCATGCCTGCGTCGAGAACTTCCTGGAGGCGAACCTCCTGGAAGGCCGCGGCAAGCGCGACATCGTGTCCAATATCAATTTCTTCATGAACGTCCCCGTTGAGCCGGACGGGTCGCTAGGCATCGTCGACGGGATCTCCGCGCCGGGCCTGACCGTTGATCTGCGGGCCGAGATGGACGTGATCGTCGTCGTCTCCAACTGCCCGCAGATCAACAACCCCTGCAACGCCTTCAATCCCACCCCCGTGCGCATGATCGTGGCGGCATGA